A portion of the Cherax quadricarinatus isolate ZL_2023a chromosome 21, ASM3850222v1, whole genome shotgun sequence genome contains these proteins:
- the LOC128689051 gene encoding uncharacterized protein, with translation MGDVLLLHLLFSVFIFHTHAHTNVHTHAHTNVHTHHTFSHRIKRDLLGGHIHHDQNMSHQKDQDPLLFSDRDTSDEFKGAKSSPSSSNSPPNSWLYKFPPWFLPGNPAPEGFHSHSDSLKISTPEFSKVDDGDVLIIDNFGVSDPVGQTNNVKIPGTSPFRDEVVQTLIDVKFSSGQNPLSQGGKTAFEGVPDEVVTPWLVPQSVPQPPLLSPAPTVPFSFQDDNTGFDNNQVQDRPHQGKFHVGITARRPQSSLSPVFNTKQNLLTKAVLVNPTPAAFLNRGFQPSPPDLPPTVRPTHAAQEKHSPSTPASFRASKLISVTRVGDDSTLGNPVIASQGQQHSVENGKFDKIISDNFFRDQQTVLLKASARSQLSTSQNPSHDNNVGNTRSFSKQDGSLWVPVPFIPGGPVPSLQQHSRRLSSNRNQNGDLPQALRTFAVSNLQLRQQNEGESRPESFHFPTSIQDIINSDSDTAQQLHQLRNPNIPATKSGGTASKEERNDKWFWPTS, from the exons ATGGGAGACGTGCTGCTTCTTCACCTGCTCTTTTCAGTCTTCATCTTCcatacccacgcccacaccaacGTTCACACGCACGCCCACACCAACgttcacacccaccacaccttcTCTCATAGAATAAAGAGAGATCTTCTAGGCGGACACATCCATCACGACCAAAATATGAGCCATCAGAAAGATCAAGATCCACTTTTATTCAGCGACCGTGACACTTCAGACGAGTTtaaag GAGCCAAAAGTTCTCCTTCctcttctaactctccccctaaCTCATGGCTGTACAAGTTCCCTCCATGGTTTCTGCCCGGCAACCCCGCACCAGAAGGCTTCCACTCCCACAGCGACAGCCTCAAAATTTCAACACCAGAGTTCTCGAAGGTGGACGATGGCGACGTCCTCATCATCGACAACTTCGGTGTCAGTGATCCTGTCGGCCAGACCAACAACGTAAAAATTCCTGGCACCTCTCCGTTCAGAGACGAAGTTGTTCAGACGCTTATTGATGTGAAATTCAGTAGCGGCCAAAATCCCCTTTCCCAGGGTGGTAAGACCGCTTTTGAGGGTGTGCCTGATGAAGTGGTGACACCCTGGCTTGTGCCTCAGAGCGTGCCGCAGCCACCTCTGTTATCTCCGGCACCTACTGTGCCCTTCTCGTTCCAGGACGACAACACTGGTTTCGACAACAACCAAGTACAAGACCGACCTCACCAAGGCAAGTTTCACGTCGGAATCACCGCTAGGCGGCCACAGTCTAGCTTATCTCCCgtatttaacactaaacaaaatCTTCTCACTAAGGCTGTATTGGTAAACCCGACTCCAGCAGCATTTTTAAACAGGGGGTTCCAGCCTAGTCCACCTGACTTGCCGCCCACTGTGCGTCCCACTCATGCTGCTCAGGAAAAGCATTCTCCAAGTACTCCAGCCAGCTTTCGGGCGTCAAAGCTAATCTCAGTAACACGTGTAGGCGATGACTCGACTCTTGGGAACCCAGTAATTGCATCGCAGGGACAGCAACACAGCGTTGAGAATGGTAAATTTGACAAAATCATCAGTGATAACTTCTTCAGAGACCAACAAACAGTTCTGCTCAAAGCATCAGCCCGATCACAGTTGTCTACAAGCCAAAATCCTAGTCACGACAACAACGTGGGAAACACCCGGTCGTTTAGTAAACAAGATGGATCCTTATGGGTGCCAGTGCCCTTCATTCCTGGCGGGCCTGTGCCCAGCCTCCAGCAACATAGCCGACGGCTGTCAAGTAATAGAAATCAAAATGGGGATCTTCCCCAAGCATTACGGACTTTTGCCGTCAGCAACCTCCAACTGAGACAGCAGAATGAAGGAGAATCCAGACCTGAGTCTTTCCATTTTCCCACTAGCATTCAGGATATCATTAACAGCGACAGCGACACAGCGCAGCAACTGCATCAACTGAGAAACCCTAACATACCTGCCACCAAGAGCGGTGGAACTGCAAGCAAGGAAGAAAGAAATGATAAATGGTTTTGGCCGACCTCCTGA